The Balneola sp. MJW-20 genome window below encodes:
- the metK gene encoding methionine adenosyltransferase yields the protein MKNLFTSESVSEGHPDKVADQISDAILDALLTDDPQSRVAVETLVTTGLAIVSGEVTSEAFVDVQELVREVIHEIGYNKASYRFDADSCGVLSTIHTQSADIAMGVDRDGAGDQGMMFGYATRETEQYMPMPLQFSHNLLRELANIRKNTNLMPYLGPDSKSQITIEYDSYNKPARIHTIVLSTQHDDGIEQTQIHQDVKKHLISKVIPGDLLDDDTIYHINPTGKFVIGGPHGDTGLTGRKIIVDTYGGKGAHGGGAFSGKDPSKVDRSAAYAARHIAKNVVAAELADECLVQLAYAIGVPEPVSINVSTYGTGKMKDSELAEKIAKEFDCTPKGIIERFDLKRPIYRKTAAYGHFGRGEFPWEKLNFVDKLG from the coding sequence TTACTTCTGAGTCTGTTTCTGAAGGCCACCCGGATAAAGTAGCCGATCAGATCTCAGATGCCATCCTGGATGCATTACTTACTGATGACCCGCAATCAAGAGTCGCCGTTGAAACATTAGTGACCACAGGTCTGGCTATTGTATCGGGTGAAGTTACTTCTGAAGCCTTCGTAGACGTTCAGGAGCTGGTTCGGGAAGTGATCCATGAGATCGGTTACAACAAAGCAAGCTATCGCTTCGATGCTGATTCCTGCGGTGTGCTTTCCACCATCCACACCCAAAGTGCCGACATAGCAATGGGGGTTGACCGCGACGGTGCAGGAGACCAGGGAATGATGTTTGGCTATGCAACCCGGGAAACCGAGCAGTATATGCCGATGCCCCTTCAGTTCTCACACAATCTGCTAAGAGAACTGGCCAATATCCGAAAGAATACCAACCTTATGCCTTATCTGGGGCCCGACAGTAAGTCGCAGATAACCATTGAGTACGATTCTTATAACAAGCCGGCCCGAATTCATACTATCGTTCTCTCCACACAGCATGATGACGGTATTGAGCAGACCCAGATCCACCAGGATGTTAAAAAGCATCTTATCTCAAAAGTGATACCGGGTGACCTGCTGGATGATGACACGATCTATCATATTAATCCTACCGGAAAGTTTGTGATCGGCGGACCACATGGTGATACCGGTCTGACCGGAAGAAAAATCATTGTGGATACATACGGAGGTAAAGGTGCACACGGTGGAGGAGCTTTTTCCGGAAAAGACCCTTCTAAAGTTGATAGAAGTGCCGCTTATGCCGCACGCCATATTGCCAAGAATGTCGTGGCTGCTGAACTGGCTGACGAATGTCTGGTACAGCTGGCTTATGCGATCGGAGTACCTGAGCCGGTATCGATTAATGTAAGCACCTATGGTACCGGAAAGATGAAGGATTCAGAACTGGCCGAAAAGATCGCCAAAGAGTTTGACTGCACTCCTAAAGGCATTATAGAGCGTTTCGATCTCAAACGACCGATCTACCGTAAAACTGCAGCATACGGCCACTTCGGAAGAGGTGAATTCCCGTGGGAAAAGCTGAATTTTGTAGATAAACTTGGTTGA
- a CDS encoding DUF6962 family protein has protein sequence MQSQSGQPSIELFGITIMEPMVTFTDLWITSVCIFAFVKLVKLDKKGKVHQYMRWYFLIMAVATFLGGILGHAFQYAVGLQWKLPGWLISMFAVMAVERASIMHAQPVINDKFGRFLEIANVVELLTFAVITFSTVNFFFIQVHSAYGLGMVVLPIHFLVYWRTRNAGSRVFFLTVIFASLAAFFYTSGIGLHTWFNNLDIAHTIMAISMYLFYRGARNLEVLEPEDIHEDKGSFKGAVLDALKGVQVLHNKN, from the coding sequence ATGCAATCCCAGTCGGGCCAGCCTTCAATTGAGCTTTTCGGAATAACCATTATGGAGCCGATGGTTACTTTTACAGACCTGTGGATCACTTCGGTTTGTATTTTTGCTTTTGTGAAGCTGGTTAAACTGGACAAGAAGGGGAAAGTACATCAGTATATGAGGTGGTACTTTCTGATCATGGCAGTGGCTACCTTTCTGGGTGGAATTCTGGGCCATGCTTTTCAATATGCGGTGGGCCTCCAGTGGAAGCTGCCCGGCTGGCTGATCAGTATGTTTGCCGTTATGGCGGTTGAAAGAGCTTCTATCATGCATGCCCAGCCGGTCATTAATGACAAATTCGGGCGCTTTCTGGAGATTGCTAATGTGGTGGAGCTGCTGACCTTTGCAGTCATTACTTTCAGTACCGTAAACTTCTTTTTTATACAGGTCCATTCAGCCTATGGCCTCGGAATGGTCGTTCTGCCCATCCATTTCCTGGTATACTGGCGGACCCGGAATGCCGGCAGCAGGGTATTCTTCCTGACGGTCATCTTTGCATCACTCGCTGCATTCTTCTATACCAGCGGTATCGGTCTGCATACCTGGTTCAATAACCTGGATATCGCTCACACTATTATGGCAATCAGTATGTATCTCTTCTATCGCGGTGCCCGAAATCTGGAAGTGCTTGAGCCGGAAGACATCCATGAAGACAAAGGGTCATTTAAGGGTGCTGTATTGGATGCCCTGAAGGGCGTGCAGGTCCTCCATAATAAAAATTAA